Within the Leisingera thetidis genome, the region CCGCATCTGCGCATCCAGAAGGGTGGGTGAATTGATGAATGTGTTGCGGTGGATGCCGCCAAGCCGGGCAAAGCTGGCGTTCTCCAGCCCCGGAATCATCCGGAACACCTCTGTCTGGGCGCCGTATTTCATCTTGGTCTGGAAACCGACAATGTTGAACAGCGTTCCCAGCGCGTTGTCGCGGCGCAACTGCACCACCGCATGGGCCTTGACCTCAGGCTGATGCGGATTGGTGAGGCCCACCGGCTTCATCGGCCCGTGGCGCAGGGTTTCGCGGCCGCGCTCGGCCATCACCTCGATCGGCAGGCAGCCGTCGAAATAACCGGCGGTTTCGCCCTCGTGAAACTCGGTTTTGTCAGCAGACAATAACGCGTCGATGAAGGCCTCGTACTGGTCCTTGTCCATCGGGCAGTTGAGGTAGGCGGTGCGCTCTTCCTCGGTTTCGCCCTTGTCATAGCGTGACTGCATCCAGGCCTGCGACATGTCGATGCTTTCCGCATAAACAATCGGCGCGATGGCATCGAAAAACGCCAGCGCCTCGGCGCCGGTTTCGGCTTGGATCGCCTTGCCCAGCTCCGGCGACGTCAGCGGGCCGGTGGCAAAGATCCAGTGGCCGTCCGCGGGCAGTTGGGTGATTTCCTCATATGAGACCGTGACATTCGGATGCGCCTTCAGCTTGGCGGTCACGGTTTCGGCAAAGGGCTCGCGGTCCACCGCCAGGGCGCCGCCGGCGGGCAGCCGGTGCTCATCCGCAGTCGCCATGATCAGCCCGTTTGCGGCGCGCATTTCCCAGTGCAGCAGGCCGACGGCGTTCTGCTCGTCATCATCCGAGCGGAAGGAATTGGAGCAGACCATCTCGCCCAGGTTGCCGGTCTGATGGGCAAAGGTCTCCACCTTGGGGCGCATTTCGTGGATCACCACCGATACGCCCATGTTTGCCGCTTGCCAGGCCGCTTCGGACCCGGCCATGCCGCCGCCCACGATATGCAATGTCTGTGCCGAATGATCTGTCATGCCCGCCACATAGGGCAGGGGGAGAGCCGGTGCAACAGGCTTGGCGGTCCAAGGCCGGCCGCAGAGCTGCCGCAATTCCGACGGCGCTGGCCAGGTCGGTGCGGTCTGTCCGGGGAGGAGGGGAATTTGGGGCCGCCGCTGCGGGAATGATCGACCGGTGAGAGAGAACCGGTTGGAGGGACCCTTCCGCAGCCGCGGCCCAAATTGTGCAGGCTCTCGGCCTTGCCCAATCTTTGCCATCTTTCCGCCCTTATTGAAAGGCGTTTGACCGGCGTCTTAAGGAAACAATAAATCCCGATTGGTAAACAAAGCCTAAAATTTTCGGAAAATTCCGGCGGCAGCCGGAAATTTTCTGCCGTCTCAGCTTTCCTGCCAATCGGGGGCGCGTTTTTCGATGAAAGCGGCCATGCCTTCGATGGTGTCGCGGTACATCAGATTCTCGACGATCACCCCGCTGGTGTAGGCATAGGCCTGATCCAGCGACATTTGCAGCTGCTCATAAAACGCCTGTTTGCCGATCTTCACCGCGGACCCCAGTTTCGACGCGATGGTTTCGGCCAGCCGGTTGGTTTCCGGCTCCAGTTGGTCCAGCGGCACGGCGCGGTTGGCCAGCCCCAGCTCCACCGCGCGGGCGGCGTCGATGAACTCGCCGGTGGTCAGCAGCTCAAACGCCTGTTTGCGCGGGATGTTGCGCGACAGCGCCACCATCGGGGTGGAGCAAAAGAGGCCGATATTGACGCCATTGACGCCAAACTTGGTGCCCTCTGCCGCCACCGCCAGATCGCAGGAGGCCACCAGCTGGCAGCCCGCCGCCGTGGCGATGCCGTGGACCTGGGCAATCACCGG harbors:
- the trmFO gene encoding methylenetetrahydrofolate--tRNA-(uracil(54)-C(5))-methyltransferase (FADH(2)-oxidizing) TrmFO, which encodes MTDHSAQTLHIVGGGMAGSEAAWQAANMGVSVVIHEMRPKVETFAHQTGNLGEMVCSNSFRSDDDEQNAVGLLHWEMRAANGLIMATADEHRLPAGGALAVDREPFAETVTAKLKAHPNVTVSYEEITQLPADGHWIFATGPLTSPELGKAIQAETGAEALAFFDAIAPIVYAESIDMSQAWMQSRYDKGETEEERTAYLNCPMDKDQYEAFIDALLSADKTEFHEGETAGYFDGCLPIEVMAERGRETLRHGPMKPVGLTNPHQPEVKAHAVVQLRRDNALGTLFNIVGFQTKMKYGAQTEVFRMIPGLENASFARLGGIHRNTFINSPTLLDAQMRLKSKPNIRFAGQITGVEGYVESAAMGLLAGRLAAAEILGQDLAPVPQDSAMGALIHHITGGAEAKTFQPMNVNFGLFRPVDGLKGGRRGRKDRYKAYTDRAKEAWQEWLSKFP
- a CDS encoding enoyl-CoA hydratase codes for the protein MAILERCDTGAIARLTMNTPEKLNALSDEMLAALQEQIESLREDSSIKVVILSGTGKGFCAGHDIKQMTAGRNAEDGGKAYFQDLFARCTSVMTGLQSLPQPVIAQVHGIATAAGCQLVASCDLAVAAEGTKFGVNGVNIGLFCSTPMVALSRNIPRKQAFELLTTGEFIDAARAVELGLANRAVPLDQLEPETNRLAETIASKLGSAVKIGKQAFYEQLQMSLDQAYAYTSGVIVENLMYRDTIEGMAAFIEKRAPDWQES